TTCCACAAATATTAAGGAAATGGAAGTAAGTTGTTCTCAGtctatcatttttttttttcttctttcttatttgcTACTGTTGATCACTTATTGGGACTCTGCGCCTACAGCAGTGTTAATGAGACCTAATTGAATGCACAGTTCACATACAGCGCAGTCTAGTGTCGTCTTGTGCTGTAATCGGATAGTTGTGATCAACAGTAGGAGGCAGGTATCGGAGGTGTTTCCAGTTTGGGGACTGGGGATAATCCGGCTTCCATGCAACTGCAGTTCTTACGTCTGATTCACTTTTATGTCAAAATGAAGCCTCAGCAGAAATGGATAAAATATGTTGACATCCCAGCTGCTTTTGTTGAAACCAtagattttgttctgtttggagAATCTGATATATCAAACTGTgataatgatttatttttctgtcctttttaattattgcttttttcctcccctcctcctcttctgctccttcctttttctcctgtctgCATGTGCCCATCAGACACGTTACCAGGAGCTGGCAGTAGCCCTGGATTCCAGCAATCTAACTAACAAACAGCTCGTTACAAAGATAGAGGAATTGGTAAGAAACAATCCAACCAACCAGTTTGACATTGTCTTTGCTGCTCCTCCATGCTCTCTGGGTGTCTGCAAGGATATGGGTTCTCTCATAGTGCCACAAGGAAGGCTGCTTACACAGCACTTTGTAAGGAACAAAATGGGCTGTATGGAAAACCTGTTAAGAGGATCAAAGTCTAAGGCCATTTGTGAATGTATTGGCTCATCTGAGGAACAAGAAACAGAGTTTTGTTGTTTCCATTAAGTGTGCTCTGTTGATCTCATCATGCTTTCCCTGGATGATAAGCATCCTGATAAAACAGCTATTTCTGGTCCTGGTCTGAATCcttgaaatacagaattctggtgctggcagcagtgtGAAAACCTGTTTCTGCAGGTGGTGATGCTGTTCTAAATATATCAGCAGAGTGGGAGCAATAGGTCTAAGAGAGAGCCTGGGGCTGGTTTCTGATCATATCCTCAGCTTCTCTTGGCACGATGAATGAACTGCTTTGTCCTGTGGCCTGCATGGATTCccgctgctgcttttcagccttCAGCTTTAACACTGCAAGAAATGCAGCTAAGTGGACTTGTTTCAGTCTGAAAAGAGCCTTTCTTGTGTGAAAtacttttccccattttgttCCTCTCTAAAACTACACTTTTCGCAAAGTTTAGCATTTCCCAGTGTACCCCATGACCCCtcttgttgttttatttttggttttgggttatttttgttccattctgtttctttttgtcttttagcTGGGCTGCAGAGGTACCTGGTATAGTGCATTGCCCACCCAAGATTCTCCTTGTTTGCCTGCTTCTCTCTTTGCCTGGAACTGTGTAGGGCCTTTGCTGCATTTGTGGtcttgcctttgcttttcctggttttgttgtgCACTGGCATTGCTAGAATCAAAACCTCCAACTCATCACCCTTCCATCTGTAGTCATGTTTCAAAATGCATTGAAGTAGCAGTAGGAGTCAAGAAACAGCTTGGCCAATGTCCACtctttgggaagggaaaaaagtactAATTATGTAGTTACTTATGAGGCATCTGTGAGAAAACTGCCAGGGGGACAACAGCAAATGgcaaacacagcagcacagtTTGTGTGGCAGCCTGGATAGACAGCTGCCACTTTTGTCTCCTTCACTTCATATCTAAAGATGCACTATGTACAgtatctcaagttggaagggacacTTCACCCATAAGATTGAAATTGGCTAGGACAGAATTAtcccttttctttgcatttggcTTCAGCGCTCTCTCATACCACCTTCTGCAGAAGCCTGCCCACATGAGTGCGGCTCTGCTTGACTTAAAGGCCAGTTGTTAAGCGGGATAAGGGTCTAAGGTCTCAGTTAAATGAAGAGActatggtttttgtttggttttttggggttttttgtggttgttttttttttttaaaaccattttggTAATTATCCTAATGCACCAGGATTACTACAATTAATTGCATAGATGTGGGATGCAAGTTTAACTGAAGTTGGTGGATGCTCAGATATAAACATACAGGGGTTTCAGTAGTATTGGGTATTGGGGAAGAACTGTGGTAATGTACTGAGCAATGAAAAACTTATCTGGCATATAAAGTTTATTAGTGAAGGGAGCCCCAAacctattatttttaatagctgagATGAACTTCCTAGTCTTCTACAGAAGGATAATGGAAATTCTGTTTGAATTAATTGGGCATGTATCCTACTTCATTaaagtgaaaatgtgtttcagcAGTATGAGAGTATTTTCTCTTAATACTGGCACATCAATTTTCTTCCATAGAAACAGCAGAACCAAGAAGCAGTGAATCAGCTGGAGAAGGTAAAGTGTGTCCTATTTTTGGATAGATACAGAAATCGGTGTCTGTTTCTCTGAGGAGTAGAAGACATAGTGGACTGTGGCACAGGCATGTGTGATCTTGTCCTACGTTAGATTCAGTTTCATTTGTAGCATAAGGTTGCATATTGACTTCATGAGTTAGGCCTGGCAGGTAGCGTTCTTATTTTGACAAAAGCTAATATTTAAATGCTCGAGTATTGGAGGAGTGCAGTGGAGGCAGGAGATTACAGTTTAAGTCCTTGCCAGTAGCTTGCATTCCAAACACCGCCACATTTATGCTAGCAGTGATTGCGCTATGCTGTCATTGCCATTCTAGGGTGGACAAATAATGAAGTAGTTCAAATAATGGAAGACTGAagtatgtctttaaaaatactgatatcATTTAGATGCTGGAAGTACTACCAATGAATCACTGCTTTTTTAGTTTGACATAAATCAACAAGGGTTaactatttacatttttgtgctGAATAGGCATCATTTGTTTatacaggaaaagaaggagTTTGAACAGAAATTTTCTAAAGAGCAAGCAGCACTGAGGGAACAGCTACAGGTAAGGCAGAGCCTCCATTACAGTAATATCACCTggcttctgctgttttctggatTACTGACTGCTCATGGTCTTTATCCTGGAAGCCATGAGTCCATTCCTTCAGGAAAACTGGGAGAGTCAGTCAGCCAGACTGTACTTAACTGCAAGAGCTCTTTCCTGAGTTATCCTTTTGTGGCAACAGTGATGTTGCAGTTACAAGCAAAGAAGTTTTGCGCTGAGCTGAGTCTCCTTTCCCAAAGGTTCATATCCAGACTATTGGAATTCTAGTTTCTGAGAAGTCTGAGTTGCAGACAGCCCTTGGACATACTCAGCAAGCTGCACGGCAGAAATCAGGTAATTGACTGTGAGCACTCCAGCTCAAGCTGTTGGTTAAACTGTGGATTTCAAGTCGCAGGCATGATAGTTGCTGGCAGCCAGCTCACAACACTCACTGACTCCTTAATGAGCAGTACTTGGCACCGTCACTGCTTCTGTCATCATAGCTGCCCCGAAATGGGAGCATGTTGATCCCATGGCAGTTGAGGTTCTTTTGTGCATCACTAAAGCCTTGTCAGCCCTGTTTGGGCCTGGTGACTGCCCCAGACTGTTCCTTTCTGACtttcttctgattcttttaaaactttgttcccttttctctgccctccctcccaCACAGCCGTCATGTTAATGTAGGTTCCACCCGAACCTTTCATTCTGAACCAAATTTGAGCAATTTAttctattaggaaaaaaacccaaacaacatATTGTCTGTTGTTCTGCAAAGGGAGTTTCATCATCTCCCTGTAAAAGTCAGGAAGGTAGTTACAGAGAGCTTTACTGCCCAGAGTTGCTAGTGATTCACCTGTAGAGTCAGGAGTGGAACCAGGTCTACTGATTTACAAAGCTCTGTGCTGCCTGAAGAGCTTGTTGACAAAGTAGAAAGTGCTGTTCAGCCAGTTCCAAAAGGGCCTTTGTGGTCTAGCCTCAACTGACTCTGCTCTGACTTGttcaggagaagctgaaaaccTTGCTGCTCGTTTACATTCATCTCGCCAGAGGGTATCAGAGCTAGAACGTACTTTGTCCTCCATCTCTATGCAGCAAAAACAGTCAGAGAAGGTAAGAGTCACCTCTGTTTATGCTTaaccagcagctctgcctttggcTATTTGCTTGTCACTACACCACTGCAAAGTCTGTAGTCCCTGCTtagagaagaggcagaaattAACCTTGTTAATTGTTAATTAACCTTGTAAAGCCCTGTATTCTCCATGATCAAGGCAAACTTCATTCAGGTTTCTGTGACCACTAATGATATGACCCAGTTGCTGTCTTCAGATCTGGCACCTTACTTCATTAGTCTTGCCAGCTCCACACAACAGAAGCCTCACTGAGACCTTGTCCCAGGAGGGTCTCCATCAAACAGATGCTTTAGTATTGATGTTAATCCAGAAGTTTGCAGAAATAACCTCATGTTCAGTTAGTAGCATCACATTTGAAAAGATTGAGCAGACTTATTCCTGGCAAATTCAGGAGGTTCTAAGCAAACCTGTCCTGAGGATTTTGCCGAAGTTATTACCTTTTCCACTTTACCTGATCTGCTAAAGgtgaaatgaagtatttttttaagatcttaCTTGTTTGGCTAAAGTCTGTAGATGAAtcaataatttcctttttctccagcataATAAAGAGTTAGTGAAGGAGCGAGACAACCTGAAACTGGAACTGTACAAAAGAAGGTAAGTCCATTCTGCTTGTTACTGCAGAGTAACACTACCCTTCTCAGTAGAACCACAAAACATAACAAGGGGCACGGACCGCAGGTGGTGACTTGGGAGGTTGGatattcaatttaaaaaaaaaaaaaaagtcactagATGTgatgtttctgtgattctagCTGCTGTGAAGAACTGGACTGTAAATGCATGACACGGACTTCAGCAGACCCATAATACCTGTAGTGATGCCACTTTGGTTGtttgtttcagcaaaagcagcgaggaaataaagcagcagaattCGGAGCTGTCAGAGAAAGTTCACTCTCTGGTTGCCAAGAACTCAGCTATGAAGTTGGATATGGAGGATTTGCATAAGAAACTGGAAATGGCTGAACTGATGATTCAACAGGTAACCATAATACTTCTGGGATGTGAGGGTAGATCACACCGATCATTGTAAGACTGTGCTTCTGACAGTGGGGGCAAGACTTaactcttgtttttaaaggcacaAAATCTCATCAAGACATCCTCTTAGTAAAGGGCTTCCAGTGAGGCCtctgaggaacagaaagacTATATTCTAAGGAGTTGGAGCAGTAGACTGAAAGACATTGTGACATTGGTCTGCTAAAAGAATGTTATACAATATGAGAGGGTGACTGAACATACCAAGCGTGAAAATACAGTGACTTTTCCCGCTTGTGTCTGTTCAGCATTTTGGTTACTCAGTTGTTGTGCAGTCTCATTGAGAAACCAGTTGAGTAGGGGTGGTGGTTGTACTCACCCTAGCAGAAGGTGGTCAGCTGGACAATGGCAACTTGAAGGTCAGCTGGGAAAAGCTACGAGAAGCAGCCAGTTAGAAAGGGAATGCGTGAAACCAGCTGTTAGCAGTTCAGAGAGCAAGCTTGGTGTTAGGGTGAGCCTGCAAGGGAAGaaattgctcttttccttttttctttcttcttcttccctttcttcctctttttcttcttcttctctttttaattccCAGACAGTGGCTAAAGTTACCCTTGAAATAAAGCCAACTGCTACTCCTCTGAGAAAAGTACTGTGTGTCAACTGAACCAGCCTTGCTACTTAGGCCACTGACATGTTCCAGAGATTGGCTTTAAATTCCTGACATGTTTGACAACTTTTAAGGTCACAAGCTTTTATACCATCTGATCTGGCTGTATAATACAGACTCTGGAAATGCACAAAGTTTCCGAGCTAAACTGTTTGATCAAAGcctattttcttaattaaaaaaatagtaaatataaAATTGGTAGGGAGGAGCTGCCCAGTTCAGCCTGTTTTACAGGGCTGAAATCTAAGCTTTTTGATTTTAATCACacacccccccttttttttttttcattgaactTCACTGTGAGTTGGAGCACTTTAAAGAACTACAGAAGGTTACAACATGGATCATGTGGCAGGTTACTATCAGGGGAAAGGCTATGCAGAAATTGAGTATTAACATTTTGCCATaactttttgatttttgttgGCAGTTCTCAAATCAGGCAGGGAGTCTGGATGCAAACCAGCAGTTTCAGATGGCGCTGGAGGAGAAGGCGAGCCTGGAAACCCAGGTTGCTCAGGTAAGAGGTGGTATGAAATATGATCCAAATCTTGACATCTGTAAAGAAACTTGTGTGGCAGAAGAATGCAGCCTGAGCTTTGCATTAACACTGGTTTCTTCAGGCTTTATACCTTAAGCAGTCACTGCCAAATTTATTTAGCCAATAcgattttctttgtgttttattttgttttgaacagcTCTCAGAGTCACTTCACCAGCTCCAGGCAGAAAGAGATCAGTATGTAGAGAAACTGAAGGAGGAACGGAGCATTTGGCAGCAGCGGGTACAGCAGCTCTCTGAGCAGGTAACATAGGGGCAGTATCACAGCTGCTTTTGACAAACACAGGCAGGAGTAAATGCATCGTGAACGTTGTTTTAACTTTCACTTGTGTGGCCTTGCAGGTCCACACaatggcagaggagaaggagaagcatATGGCCCAAATTCGGGAGCTGGAAGCCAATGTTACAGAGCTGTTGAGCAAATCAGGTAGGGCTTCCAAAGGGGGACTTCACATTGCAGAGTACCAGCTGGTTAACTCTGTCCCCGCTGGGCAGGAACTTCTGTACACGAGGTGCAGTAGGTCTGATGCTCTGAAGGTGCGAAAGCAGCTGAAAGCCTGGTGACCCTAAGAAGCCTTTCATCCTAGCACACAGCAAATGAACTACTTCAAATAATTGACCAGCAGACTCTTTTATGTCTTCAGTATCTGCCTGACTGTACGGTCAGCCTCTCTGGCACAGGAGTTTGGGAAGGCAGGATGCTCTTGCTAGGGCTGTGAGGGAGTTAGCAGCACGTGGCAGGATGCTGTGCTTGGTTTCGGGGTAGTTTTGCTCCTTCGTTCCTCTCAGTGCCCTGCGGCGAGGATTGGATGCTGCAGCTGGTGATACCTTCTGGGTCATAGAGCCCTACGGGTTGGAGTACGCTTTGTGTATGTAATAGTGATGTGTATTACACAGCGATTTAGCCCTTCAACTGAGCTGCTTTTGATTCCATTTCTTCAGCAGTTAAGCCCATGGATATTGAGCCTTCCTCACCAGCAGGGCccacagcagctgagctgagtCTGCAGGAAGAGATCCAGCGGCTGcagcaagagaaggaagaactgCATGGGCAGTACCGGGCCCAGGTCCGGGACAATGAGCAGCTCAGCCACCTCAACCGGGAGCAGGAGGAGCGGCTGCTGGAGCTCGAGAAGGCTGTGCAGCGCTACAACGAGGAGTCTGTGGACAGACAGCAGATCCTGGAGGACATGCAGAGTGACAAGGCCACAATCAGTAGGGCACTGAGCCAGAATCGGGAGCTGAAGGAGcagctggctgagctgcagaaTGGGTTTGTCAAACTGGTATGTCTCTTTCGTGCATCTTTTCCCACTGCTTCCCTCACTGGCGCAATCCTTTTGTAGCACAGATATAAAAAACTGGCAGAAGCATTATCTATCTCTTGTCCTCTGAGGCTAGGGATGCTCCATCTTCTGTGATACATACTGCCATGCCAGGAGGTTCCCTGTCATTCCTTACTCAGGTGCTCTGGCAGATGAACCAATATCTTTGTACAGAGcagtttccttttccctctcatcCCCTGGCAGTCGGGCTGTTTCTTTCCCTGAGTATTCCTCCTGCCCTTTTACCCTTGAAGATACCCGTTTTCTGTTCCCTGTATTTGCCCGTGAGGAAGAAGTTCTCAGCAgtcttctctcctgctgctgtcattCTTATCCGTCCTGGAGCTGAATCCTTACTCTTGCTTGCTTCTTCCAATGTAACAGCTTCCCCTTTGGGGCCCTGGCAAACTGACACATGGTCTaaccactgatttttctttagtCCTTTCTGAACTCCTCTTCTTGTTTTTGAATGTCTGTGGCTCTGTTTGGGATATCCATACCACCCATCTGCTTTGGAGCTGACAGGCtgtgtgatgtgccaggcctCCTCTTGGCACTGTCCCAGCACTGATTCCCCTGGCTctttccttgctcttctcccatcttctgaACCTTTTTGTAAGTTATTTAGTGCCCTGAACAGTCACTTTATAGCCCTTGGTTACACCCCGGAGTAACACAAGGGATGGCATCCTGTTGTATCGGGAATTAACATGGTTTATTGAGAGTATACGTTGATGTTGGTTGGGGCAATTTCCTTATACAGTGGTATTTGTCTTgcagacaaatgaaaacatggaGGTTACAAGTGCCCTCCAGTCAGAGCAACATGTAAAGAAGGAGCTGGCCAAGAAGCTtgggcagctgcaggagaacCTGGGGGAGCTCAAAGAGACGGTAAGCAACAGCCGgtggggtggcagggcaggTATGTGGTAGTTTATGCAGACTGCTGGCAACTGTCCAAACTTTGATGGAAGGATGGAAATGGGTATTGTAATGATCAAGCTGGGAGCCTTCCCCCATCGTCGGCTGTCTGATGTGGGGAACCAGCATGTGGGACCAGATGGTGGCTGCCTGCCTAGCTGGTGGCTGTGGGGCAATGTTGTCAGTTTGGATCATGTCGCACGGATCAGCTTTTCTGGCAGAAATGGTTTGATGTGATGGTTCGATCTTGTTATGTTAGCTGGAACTGAAAACACAGGAGGCTCGGGGTCTGCAGGAGCAGCGGGACCAGTACTACAGCCACTTACAACAGTACACCGTGGCGTACCAGCAGCTGTCTGCCGAGAAGGAGGAACTGCACAAACAGTACTTGCTTCAGACACAGCTTATGGATCGGCTACAGCATGAGGAGGTTCAGGGGAAGGTGACAGTGGAAATGCACCtgaaagagctgcagcagaCCAAGGTAACAGTAAAAGGGGCAAGTGGAAAGACGGGAGGAAAAGTGCTTAACTACATTTAAGTATTAATTAAgcaaaaggttggaccagatgatctttcgcagtcccttccagcctgggctgttctgtgattctatgagtACATCCTGTGCAATACAGGTGAATGACACTTGTTTGGAGCAGAAGcactgcttttttgtgtgtgtgtgtggtgctACTGCCTGAAGATGTAGTGAGTGTTTGCAGTCTGGCTTGTGCAAGTTTCAGTGATGATCTGCTGCTCTCTTGCAGGAAAGTCTGGAAGCTGTagctaaggaaaacaaagagctgCAGGCCCAGATCAGTCAGTTAGCAGCAGACCTGGATGGCAGGATTTTGCACCGACTGGAGGGTGAGTAGCTGCAGCTGGTCCCCAGGGAGGCGGTAGACCTGGGCTCTCTGGGGTATTTCCTCCTTGTTCACCTTCCTCCTTTTACAGGAGACGGAGTTGAAAGTGAAGCAATGACTGAAGAAATCCAAAAATCTTCATTTGTGATCCCAGAGAAGTTTGAAAGCCATGAAGAAACGGTGAGTCTTAATGGGTAGAAAAGCCTTTGGGTTTAGTTCTAAACAAACGTCTAGAAAAGGAGACAGGTTAAATTGCAGAGCGGTTCCACTGGGTGCATGGAGTACGCTGTTCATCAGCTGTGATCTCTACCAGCTGAGTCACAGTAACGAGGGAAGTGTAACAGTTCCTTGTGCATagcaacaaaaaaccaagaCTTCTGCGGCATCCTTGCAAGATAGGCTGGAAGTCTGGCAGCGGCTTTAATTACGAAGACAACTCAGCTGGCAGAGTAGCTCTCTAATTACAGTGATGATGTTCTTCTCTTTAGTTTGGAAGGCAGTTTGGAAATGGTGTCGAGTATGTACTAGATTTTTCTGTAAGTACAGTCATAATTGGAAAATACTGCGATCAAACAGATATCATGGGAGCTAGTATTTAAGCTGCATATTTGCACTACTTGGGAATGAGAAAAGATGCAGTAGTTGCTGCCCGGTTTAGTTCCAGGGCAGTCACTTAGTACTTCGGTTTCATACCCATAAATAAAATGGGGTAAACTGTTACTCTCTTTGTCCTGAGATGCACCATTGATCATGCTTCACACAGGAGAAGCACTAATGTGCATACTCTGGAATTCTTCCTAGGTCGCTTTCTTGACATCCGCCATGTCCCAAGTGGAGAAGGAGCGAGAAGACatgaggcagcagctggctgctcagaaacagcagtgcaGAAGCCTCCTGCAACAAATAGCAGCTCTTAGGCAGGAGCAGCAACATAACGTCACGCTGGGTGGAGGTAAAAATTCGGTGCAGTTTGAGGACAGTGTGAATATGGAGGCACGCCTCGGCCAGCTGTGCTGGCCTCTGTGAAACAGATCTACAGGTTTTGTGAGTGCATCGTGTCCAAGGAGGAACTGTAAATTACACATGTCCCTTCCAGGTTCCACTATGGATACTGTTCCAGTGGAGGTTCACGAGGCTTTGAAAACTGCCATGGAGAAACTACAGGTAAGCAAAGGATCTCATCTTCTTTCAGCCCCGCTACACTGCTCAGCTAGACTTTGATCCAGTGTCAGACTCTGACAGCACACACAGACAAATTGTAGGGGAATAAGTAGCAGATGTTCCATAACAATAAGCTACTTCCTAAAAAGCTTACCACTGCTTGtctcagcacaggaaagcttGCAGCAGTaactccctcccacccccaacaACTGAGAGTGTAAGGGCCTAACACTGACCTGTGgtctttttctaaagaaacagctgaaaaactgaCTATCTATCTCCACCCTGCTGGGATGAAGCAGGTGGTCTGCCATCCTGGAGCCGAGTATGACCAGAGCTGTGCTGTCCCAGCAATGAGAAGGTTAAAAGGCACTTTGTTTCATCAGCCCTTCTGCTTCCCAAAATGCAGAGGTGCTCTTTTACACCTTCTCTagctctctcctctctgctcctttttaGCATCAGATCAGAGACAAGTTGTAAAGGCAGCAAGATTTGTTCCCTAGGCTCAGACCAATGTGAATGGAGGGTGTTGTCTTTAACACAGGTGTTCTCCATACGTGAGCAGTTCAGACGATTGATAACAATTTTTGTGTTCAGTCCCGTTTCACAGACCTGATGCGTGAGAAAGCTGATCTGAAGGAACGGCTAGAAGAGTTAGAACATCGCTGCATACAGCTGTCTGGGGAAACAGACACCATTGGTATGTTTAGGCAACACCAGCACAAGCTGAAGCTTGCTCAATGCGTTGTTTATGTGGGGAATAGAAGGTCCCCAACAGCTCTTGGAGCTGGAGCCCTCCAACTGCCAAGCAGTTCATGTCTCCTACTGCTGCCTAACTAGGCTAGATCTCCAATCCAGGGTTGGATTTGCTGGGTCCTCATGCCACGTAGTTCTATGCTCGCCGTAAGGCTTGTACCCGAGTCTTGCTAACACTTACTCCTTACGCTTCTCTTGTATTCCAGGGGAGTATATTGCATTATACCAGAGTCAAAGGGCTATCCTCAAACAGCGACACCAGGAGAAAGAGGAGTACATCAGCAGATTGGCTCAGGATAAGGAAGAGATGAAGGCAAGGAATCTTTTCTGTAGTACTCCTCCAAGCAGGGCAGGCCTGGGGAGCACTTGCACAGTCTAAACCTTCGCATGTTGTTCTTCAGCTAGCTTTAACTTTGAAGTCGCTAATTTTGTGACAGAGGCAGGACTGCAAACTGTAGTGCAGTGTTTGTGCACACGTTTCATAGGCTTTCCTTTACTTTGGTGCAGATGAAACTACTGGAACTGCAGGATTTAGTGATGCGTCTGGTCAGGGAAAGAAACGAATGGTACAGCAAGTATGTAGCAGCTGCTCAAAACCCAGAGCTGTTAGCAAGCCAGAATGAAAGTGTACTTCCAGTGGAGAGGCGCATGGAACTGAATGCTACTGATGGAGAAGGTAAGCTGCAGCCAGGACAGGTTCTGTAAAGTGGAATAACCCGAGGTCTCAGTGTTGTGCATGGATGGGAAGAGTCACCTGCCTGTCTTGTCTGTGTTCCTTACAGGGTTACGAGAAGTGAATTTATCTGATGAAGCAGAACAAGAGGCTGCTGTTCTTCATCAATCCGGTTTCTCCCCTATTGACAATAAAGCTGCTCAGCCAAGCCAAGAGGACCccacagcaaagcaaataatGCAGCTTC
Above is a window of Gymnogyps californianus isolate 813 chromosome 18, ASM1813914v2, whole genome shotgun sequence DNA encoding:
- the GOLGA2 gene encoding golgin subfamily A member 2 isoform X1 encodes the protein MADGSRQSRLAAAKKKLKEYQQKNNPGATAGTKKKRKTKEGSRPETPTNDDQQPPENIQNILKVLVSDLNRSNGVAIPSLDKRKAYFDSDVATRNAEQLATDVPVLSNSNSLPSCGSVLPAPGSMQLMQIHEAEDHKNVLDENRSFSSTESLRQLSEQLNGLVSQSTSYVNGESAVSSTNIKEMETRYQELAVALDSSNLTNKQLVTKIEELKQQNQEAVNQLEKEKKEFEQKFSKEQAALREQLQVHIQTIGILVSEKSELQTALGHTQQAARQKSGEAENLAARLHSSRQRVSELERTLSSISMQQKQSEKHNKELVKERDNLKLELYKRSKSSEEIKQQNSELSEKVHSLVAKNSAMKLDMEDLHKKLEMAELMIQQFSNQAGSLDANQQFQMALEEKASLETQVAQLSESLHQLQAERDQYVEKLKEERSIWQQRVQQLSEQVHTMAEEKEKHMAQIRELEANVTELLSKSVKPMDIEPSSPAGPTAAELSLQEEIQRLQQEKEELHGQYRAQVRDNEQLSHLNREQEERLLELEKAVQRYNEESVDRQQILEDMQSDKATISRALSQNRELKEQLAELQNGFVKLTNENMEVTSALQSEQHVKKELAKKLGQLQENLGELKETLELKTQEARGLQEQRDQYYSHLQQYTVAYQQLSAEKEELHKQYLLQTQLMDRLQHEEVQGKVTVEMHLKELQQTKESLEAVAKENKELQAQISQLAADLDGRILHRLEGDGVESEAMTEEIQKSSFVIPEKFESHEETVAFLTSAMSQVEKEREDMRQQLAAQKQQCRSLLQQIAALRQEQQHNVTLGGGSTMDTVPVEVHEALKTAMEKLQSRFTDLMREKADLKERLEELEHRCIQLSGETDTIGEYIALYQSQRAILKQRHQEKEEYISRLAQDKEEMKMKLLELQDLVMRLVRERNEWYSKYVAAAQNPELLASQNESVLPVERRMELNATDGEGLREVNLSDEAEQEAAVLHQSGFSPIDNKAAQPSQEDPTAKQIMQLLREIQNPQERLGSLLENPCIPFFYRADENDEVKIMVV
- the GOLGA2 gene encoding golgin subfamily A member 2 isoform X2 codes for the protein MADGSRQSRLAAAKKKLKEYQQKNNPGATAGTKKKRKTKEGSRPETPTNDDQQPPENAYFDSDVATRNAEQLATDVPVLSNSNSLPSCGSVLPAPGSMQLMQIHEAEDHKNVLDENRSFSSTESLRQLSEQLNGLVSQSTSYVNGESAVSSTNIKEMETRYQELAVALDSSNLTNKQLVTKIEELKQQNQEAVNQLEKEKKEFEQKFSKEQAALREQLQVHIQTIGILVSEKSELQTALGHTQQAARQKSGEAENLAARLHSSRQRVSELERTLSSISMQQKQSEKHNKELVKERDNLKLELYKRSKSSEEIKQQNSELSEKVHSLVAKNSAMKLDMEDLHKKLEMAELMIQQFSNQAGSLDANQQFQMALEEKASLETQVAQLSESLHQLQAERDQYVEKLKEERSIWQQRVQQLSEQVHTMAEEKEKHMAQIRELEANVTELLSKSAVKPMDIEPSSPAGPTAAELSLQEEIQRLQQEKEELHGQYRAQVRDNEQLSHLNREQEERLLELEKAVQRYNEESVDRQQILEDMQSDKATISRALSQNRELKEQLAELQNGFVKLTNENMEVTSALQSEQHVKKELAKKLGQLQENLGELKETLELKTQEARGLQEQRDQYYSHLQQYTVAYQQLSAEKEELHKQYLLQTQLMDRLQHEEVQGKVTVEMHLKELQQTKESLEAVAKENKELQAQISQLAADLDGRILHRLEGDGVESEAMTEEIQKSSFVIPEKFESHEETVAFLTSAMSQVEKEREDMRQQLAAQKQQCRSLLQQIAALRQEQQHNVTLGGGSTMDTVPVEVHEALKTAMEKLQSRFTDLMREKADLKERLEELEHRCIQLSGETDTIGEYIALYQSQRAILKQRHQEKEEYISRLAQDKEEMKMKLLELQDLVMRLVRERNEWYSKYVAAAQNPELLASQNESVLPVERRMELNATDGEGLREVNLSDEAEQEAAVLHQSGFSPIDNKAAQPSQEDPTAKQIMQLLREIQNPQERLGSLLENPCIPFFYRADENDEVKIMVV